The Bos indicus x Bos taurus breed Angus x Brahman F1 hybrid chromosome 13, Bos_hybrid_MaternalHap_v2.0, whole genome shotgun sequence genome includes a region encoding these proteins:
- the CHGB gene encoding secretogranin-1, translating into MQPAALLGLLGATVVAAVSSMPVDIRNHNEEVVTHCIIEVLSNALLKSSAPPITPECRQVLKKNGKELKDEEKSENENTRFEVRLLRDPADTSEAPGLSSREDSGEGDAQVPTVADTESGGHSRERAGEPPGSQVAKEAKTRYSKSEGQNREEEMVKYQKRERGEVGSEERLSEGPGKAQMAFLNQRNQTPAKKEELVSRYDTQSARGLEKSHSRERSSQESGEETKSQENWPQELQRHPEGQEAPGESEEDASPEVDKRRSRPRHHHGRSRPDRSSQEGNPPLEEESHVGTGNSDEEKARHPAHFRALEEGAEYGEEVRRHSAAQAPGDLQGARFGGRGRGEHQALRRPSEESLEQGNKRHGLSPDLNMAQGYSEESEEERGPARGPSYRARGGEAAAYSTLGQTDEKRFLGETHHRVQESQRDKARRRLPGELRNYLDYGEEKGEEAARGKWQPQGDPRDADENREEARLRGKQYAPHHITEKRLGELLNPFYDPSQWKSSRFERKDPMDDSFLEGEEENGLTLNEKNFFPEYNYDWWEKKPFEEDVNWGYEKRNPVPKLDLKRQYDRVAELDQLLHYRKKSAEFPDFYDSEEQVSPQHTAENEEEKAGQGVLTEEEEKELENLAAMDLELQKIAEKFSGTRRG; encoded by the exons atGGAAAAGAGctcaaagatgaagagaaaagtgaaaatgaaaacacaaggtTTGAAGTGAGATTGTTGAGAGACCCAGCTGACACCTCAGAAGCCCCCGGGCTCTCCAGTAGGGAGGACTCAGGGGAGGGGGATGCCCAAGTCCCAACAGTAGCAGACACGGAGAGCGGTGGGCATAGCCGAGAGCGGGCAGGTGAGCCCCCGGGaagtcaagtggccaaagaagcAAAGACACGCTATTCTAAGAGCGAGGGACAGAacagggaggaagaaatggtgaAATACCAGAAAAGGGAACGTGGGGAAGTTGGCAGTGAGGAGAGACTGTCTGAAGGGCCGGGAAAGGCACAAATGGCTTTTCTCAACCAAAGAAACCAGACTCCGGCTAAGAAAGAGGAGTTAGTGTCCAGATATGATACACAGTCTGCCAGGGGCCTTGAGAAGTCGCACAGCCGGGAAAGGAGCAGCCAGGAGAGTGGAGAGGAGACCAAGAGCCAGGAGAACTGGCCCCAAGAGCTGCAACGCCATCCGGAGGGCCAGGAAGCACccggagaaagtgaagaggatgcCAGCCCCGAGGTGGACAAACGGCGCTCGAGGCCAAGACACCACCACGGGAGGAGCAGGCCCGACAGGTCCTCCCAGGAGGGGAATCCTCCCCTCGAGGAGGAGTCACACGTGGGCACGGGCAACTCAGACGAAGAGAAAGCCCGCCATCCAGCCCACTTTAGGGCTTTGGAGGAGGGAGCCGAATATGGGGAGGAAGTGAGGAGACACTCAGCTGCCCAGGCTCCTGGAGACTTGCAGGGGGCACGATTCGGGGGCAGAGGACGTGGAGAGCACCAGGCTCTAAGGCGTCCCAGCGAGGAGAGCCTAGAGCAGGGAAACAAGAGACATGGCCTCAGCCCGGATCTAAACATGGCGCAGGGATACAGCGAGGAAAGCGAGGAAGAGAGGGGTCCGGCCCGGGGACCCAGCTACAGAGCCCGGGGAGGGGAGGCGGCGGCCTACTCCACACTAGGCCAAACAGATGAGAAACGGTTCTTGGGTGAAACGCACCACCGTGTTCAGGAAAGCCAGAGGGACAAGGCGAGGCGCCGCCTACCAGGCGAGCTGAGAAATTACCTCGACTATGGTGAGGAAAAGGGTGAGGAAGCAGCCAGAGGGAAGTGGCAGCCGCAGGGAGACCCGCGAGACGCTGACGAGAACAGGGAAGAGGCTAGGCTTCGAGGCAAACAGTATGCTCCCCATCACATCACTGAAAAGAGATTAGGGGAGCTACTCAATCCATTCTACGACCCTTCCCAGTGGAAGAGCAGCCGTTTTGAGAGAAAAGACCCCATGGATGACAGTTTTCTTGAGGGTGAAGAGGAAAACGGGCTGACCTTGAATGAGAAAAATTTCTTCCCAGAATACAACTATGACTGGTGGGAGAAAAAGCCCTTTGAAGAGGATGTAAACTGGGGGTATGAGAAGAGAAACCCGGTCCCCAAACTGGATCTAAAAAGGCAGTATGACCGAGTGGCCGAACTGGACCAGCTCCTTCACTACAGGAAGAAGTCAGCTGAGTTCCCAGACTTCTATGACTCCGAGGAGCAGGTGAGCCCACAACAcacagcagaaaatgaagaggagaagGCTGGCCAAGGAGTTCTGACGGAGGAAGAG gaaaaagaacttgaaaacTTGGCTGCGATGGATTTGGAACTACAGAAAATAGCTGAGAAGTTCAGTGGTACCCGAAGGGGCTAA